The proteins below are encoded in one region of Flavobacterium nackdongense:
- a CDS encoding outer membrane protein assembly factor BamD, which translates to MGKKIVSLVLLVVLFASCSEYQKALKTEDVAVKFEMATKLYEAEKYNDAIRLIEQIAPAYRGKPQAEKLFYMFSMSYYKTKQYYLAAYQFESFASGYPKSEKIEEAAYLGAKCFSKLSPVYSLDQTDTFKAIEKLQGFIDTYPNSTYIPEANKSLRELNDKLEKKVFENAKQYNTIMDYKSAMVALDNFVSDYPGTPYKEDALFYKYDSAYKLAINSVSDKMVERLNVAKTAYGNLIKFKPDTKYKKVADEMLAKIETDLKNFTK; encoded by the coding sequence GTGGGTAAAAAAATTGTATCGTTGGTACTTCTTGTCGTTCTTTTCGCTTCTTGTAGTGAATATCAAAAAGCTTTAAAAACGGAAGATGTGGCTGTAAAATTCGAAATGGCTACTAAATTATATGAGGCAGAAAAATATAACGATGCCATTCGTCTGATAGAACAAATTGCTCCTGCTTACAGAGGAAAACCTCAGGCCGAGAAACTGTTTTATATGTTTTCAATGTCCTATTATAAAACCAAGCAGTATTATCTTGCGGCATATCAATTTGAGAGTTTTGCTTCTGGCTATCCGAAAAGTGAAAAAATTGAAGAAGCAGCCTATTTAGGAGCAAAGTGCTTTTCGAAACTGTCTCCAGTATATAGTTTAGATCAAACAGATACGTTCAAAGCCATCGAAAAATTGCAAGGATTTATAGATACTTATCCCAATTCGACCTATATTCCCGAAGCCAATAAGTCCCTTCGAGAGTTGAATGACAAATTGGAGAAAAAAGTGTTTGAAAATGCAAAGCAATACAATACCATTATGGATTATAAATCGGCAATGGTAGCCCTTGACAATTTTGTGTCGGATTATCCCGGTACGCCCTATAAAGAAGATGCTCTTTTTTATAAATACGATTCCGCTTATAAATTGGCAATAAATAGTGTATCTGACAAAATGGTTGAAAGATTGAATGTCGCTAAAACCGCTTACGGCAATTTAATTAAATTTAAACCCGATACAAAATACAAAAAAGTGGCCGATGAAATGTTGGCTAAAATTGAAACAGATTTAAAAAATTTCACTAAATAA
- the dapA gene encoding 4-hydroxy-tetrahydrodipicolinate synthase translates to MQSLIGTGVALATPFKKDLSIDTEALIRIVNLSIDGGVEYLVILGTTAENATMTQAEREFVIQTVVDTNKGRLPMVLGVGGNNTAEVVAELKTRDLSPFDAILSISPYYNKPTQEGIYQHFKAIAQASSVPVILYNVPSRTGSNMLPSTVLRLANDFENIVAIKEAAGDMIQALRLIKDKPKDFLVLSGDDMIALPMVLAGGSGVISVIAQGFPMEFSEMIRLGLNRKVDDAFKLQYQFSDGIDMIFEQGNPAGIKQVFQSLGIAENTLRLPLVPVDESLANRIDGFVKNIIQLS, encoded by the coding sequence ATGCAATCATTAATAGGAACGGGTGTGGCACTTGCAACTCCCTTTAAAAAAGATTTATCCATCGATACCGAAGCATTAATACGAATAGTAAATCTTTCTATTGATGGTGGTGTCGAATACCTTGTTATATTAGGAACCACAGCAGAAAATGCGACAATGACGCAAGCCGAAAGAGAGTTTGTGATTCAAACCGTGGTCGATACAAACAAGGGACGATTGCCGATGGTACTTGGTGTAGGAGGCAACAATACCGCAGAAGTTGTTGCAGAGTTAAAAACAAGAGATTTATCACCATTTGATGCCATTCTTTCTATTTCGCCTTATTACAATAAACCCACTCAAGAAGGCATTTACCAACATTTCAAAGCTATTGCACAAGCTTCTTCTGTTCCCGTGATTTTGTACAATGTGCCAAGTCGAACCGGAAGTAATATGTTGCCCTCAACAGTGCTGCGATTAGCCAATGATTTCGAAAATATTGTGGCAATTAAAGAAGCTGCCGGCGATATGATTCAAGCCTTGCGATTGATAAAAGACAAACCAAAAGATTTTCTGGTACTTTCTGGCGATGATATGATTGCTTTACCAATGGTATTAGCCGGTGGTTCTGGAGTCATTTCAGTGATAGCACAAGGGTTTCCAATGGAATTTTCTGAAATGATCCGATTGGGGTTGAATAGAAAAGTAGACGATGCCTTCAAATTGCAATATCAATTTTCAGATGGTATCGATATGATTTTCGAACAAGGAAATCCGGCAGGAATCAAGCAAGTTTTTCAATCCTTAGGTATCGCGGAGAACACACTGCGTTTGCCTTTAGTACCGGTTGATGAATCTCTCGCGAATCGAATTGATGGTTTTGTAAAGAATATCATTCAATTATCGTAA
- a CDS encoding DUF6913 domain-containing protein, producing the protein MFLNYIKNYFLLKIIKNNLNNVKSSKELVAIQTIGLLIDESYFGDKELLVQELIANGIAETNIKIIVFRDKWKKNESYLLPTFGTKHLNWNAQITEPLLREFMKERFDLLINYYDVEKAFLLKVTNNSKAKFKVGFSSVDKRLNHLMINTNAENHTVFVHELFRYLKILNKI; encoded by the coding sequence ATGTTTTTAAATTATATCAAGAATTATTTTTTATTAAAAATCATAAAGAATAATTTGAATAATGTCAAGAGCAGTAAGGAGTTAGTCGCGATTCAAACTATTGGTTTACTGATTGATGAGAGCTATTTTGGCGATAAAGAACTTTTGGTGCAAGAGCTAATTGCAAATGGAATTGCCGAAACTAACATCAAAATTATAGTTTTTCGGGACAAATGGAAAAAAAATGAGTCGTACTTGCTGCCTACATTCGGGACAAAACATCTGAATTGGAATGCACAAATCACAGAACCTCTTTTGAGAGAGTTTATGAAAGAGCGATTCGATTTGTTAATCAATTATTATGATGTCGAAAAAGCTTTTTTGCTTAAAGTTACTAATAATTCGAAAGCCAAATTTAAAGTGGGATTTTCATCCGTCGATAAACGATTAAATCATCTGATGATCAATACAAATGCCGAGAATCATACCGTTTTTGTCCACGAATTGTTTCGGTACTTAAAAATATTAAATAAAATATAA
- a CDS encoding 5'-nucleotidase C-terminal domain-containing protein, whose amino-acid sequence MAKLKKYNGVLKLFVIFLTFLILASCGKQPYYVTKIEAKKFTLTDKESQNQQIENYVKPYREHINKDLDSILAYCPATLDKNDGKWQSTIGNLMADATLNRGNIVFKTREKKEIDLCILNSGGIRAILPKGNVRARTAFEIMPFENSLVVIALKGEQVLELVNYFIATQKPHPLAGITFTIGKDKTAKNILIQGKPLNANSLYYVATNDYLSNGGDNMTFFLKGIQKYDLDYKLRNVLIDYFKEVDTIPVLKDQRVSVE is encoded by the coding sequence ATGGCAAAGCTAAAAAAGTATAATGGTGTTTTGAAACTTTTTGTTATATTCTTAACATTTTTAATCCTTGCTTCTTGTGGAAAACAACCCTATTACGTCACAAAAATTGAAGCTAAAAAATTCACTCTAACCGATAAAGAATCACAAAATCAACAAATTGAAAACTACGTAAAGCCCTATCGCGAACATATCAACAAAGATTTGGATAGTATATTGGCGTATTGCCCTGCCACTTTGGATAAAAATGATGGAAAATGGCAGTCCACGATTGGAAATTTAATGGCTGATGCGACCTTGAACAGAGGTAATATTGTTTTCAAAACTCGCGAAAAAAAGGAAATCGACCTGTGCATTTTAAATAGTGGAGGAATCCGAGCGATTCTGCCAAAAGGAAATGTTAGGGCTCGAACTGCGTTCGAAATTATGCCTTTCGAAAATAGTTTGGTGGTTATTGCGCTCAAAGGAGAGCAGGTTTTAGAGCTGGTTAATTATTTTATTGCCACACAAAAACCCCATCCGCTGGCGGGAATAACATTTACAATTGGCAAGGATAAAACCGCAAAAAACATTTTAATACAAGGAAAACCATTAAATGCCAATAGCCTTTATTATGTAGCAACGAATGATTATTTATCGAACGGAGGAGATAATATGACTTTCTTTTTGAAAGGAATTCAAAAATATGATTTGGACTATAAATTAAGAAACGTATTAATCGATTATTTCAAAGAAGTGGATACGATTCCCGTCCTAAAAGACCAGAGAGTTAGCGTAGAATAA
- a CDS encoding bifunctional metallophosphatase/5'-nucleotidase, whose amino-acid sequence MKRREFIEKTTASTALIGLGLAPLYSTAAQVSASSFKSDIKHITILHTNDVHSHIDPFPIDDPRNPNMGGVARRASLIETIRQENPNVLLLDAGDIFQGTPYFNYYGGELEFKLMSMMQYDLSTIGNHDFDNGVDGLAAQMPHATFEFVSANYDFKNTSMNGFVKPFKIFNKNGIKIGVFGLGIELQGLVDKRMSKETVYNNPLESAQDMVRILKKENKCDLIICLSHLGYKYAKDDANKISDLKLAEQTKDIDLIIGGHTHTFLDKPTIVKNLEGKEVLVNQVGCYGINLGRIDFFFDNDKSKSAQGKSIVV is encoded by the coding sequence ATGAAAAGAAGAGAATTTATAGAAAAAACAACAGCGAGTACCGCGCTAATAGGTTTAGGTTTGGCTCCGCTTTATTCGACTGCGGCTCAGGTGTCAGCAAGCAGTTTTAAATCCGATATCAAACACATAACCATCCTCCATACGAATGATGTTCACAGCCATATTGATCCATTTCCAATAGATGATCCCCGAAATCCGAATATGGGCGGAGTGGCCAGGCGAGCAAGTTTGATAGAAACTATTCGTCAAGAAAACCCAAATGTTTTGTTGCTGGACGCCGGCGATATTTTTCAGGGAACACCTTATTTTAATTATTACGGTGGCGAACTCGAATTCAAACTAATGAGTATGATGCAATATGATTTATCTACTATTGGCAACCACGATTTCGATAATGGCGTTGATGGATTAGCTGCGCAAATGCCGCATGCCACCTTCGAATTTGTTTCGGCAAACTATGATTTCAAGAATACTTCGATGAATGGATTCGTAAAACCATTCAAAATTTTCAATAAAAATGGCATAAAAATTGGCGTTTTTGGTCTTGGAATCGAGCTGCAAGGCCTGGTAGATAAACGAATGTCGAAAGAAACGGTCTACAACAATCCTCTGGAATCGGCACAAGATATGGTTCGCATTCTAAAAAAAGAAAATAAATGTGATTTGATTATTTGTCTTTCGCATCTGGGCTACAAATATGCTAAGGATGATGCCAATAAAATATCCGATTTAAAACTTGCCGAGCAAACTAAGGACATAGACTTAATTATTGGCGGTCATACGCATACATTTCTGGATAAACCAACTATTGTAAAAAATCTGGAGGGCAAAGAAGTTTTGGTCAATCAAGTGGGCTGTTATGGCATCAATTTAGGGCGAATTGATTTCTTTTTTGACAATGATAAATCTAAATCGGCCCAAGGAAAATCAATCGTCGTTTAA
- a CDS encoding lysoplasmalogenase family protein — translation MRANKPSLYLYFAACSLVVIFKLLGMNSSVLYAKSAIIPLLFVYYFITNNYKISFVKALIFLFCFIGDIFNLLQFETSPLIALMSFLLVNLLLLKLALGDLNSLKFNKQDRIPIVLTLLFVLSICISVLNLQFENIVFDFSLYILYGVASAILNFVAINNYLKKANFAFLNLMVYGVSSMISDVFFMINKFYLPLFAFEFIQVFVQVFSYFFMVTYFISNDEYKLKIKENEISQ, via the coding sequence ATGAGGGCTAACAAACCATCGTTATATTTGTATTTTGCGGCTTGTTCTCTAGTGGTCATTTTTAAATTGCTGGGGATGAATTCGTCTGTTCTATATGCGAAATCGGCGATAATCCCTTTGCTATTTGTTTATTACTTCATAACCAATAATTACAAGATATCATTTGTGAAAGCGCTGATTTTTTTGTTTTGCTTTATTGGAGATATTTTCAATTTATTGCAATTCGAAACTTCGCCTTTAATTGCCCTAATGTCCTTTTTATTGGTCAATTTGCTGCTTTTGAAACTTGCTTTGGGCGATTTAAATTCCCTAAAATTTAATAAGCAAGACCGGATTCCTATTGTGTTAACCTTGCTTTTTGTGCTTTCTATATGTATTTCGGTTTTGAATCTTCAATTCGAAAATATTGTATTTGATTTTTCCTTGTACATACTTTATGGTGTAGCTTCGGCTATTTTGAATTTTGTGGCGATTAATAATTACCTCAAAAAAGCGAATTTCGCCTTTTTGAATTTAATGGTTTACGGGGTTTCCTCGATGATTTCGGATGTGTTTTTTATGATCAACAAATTTTATTTACCTTTATTTGCTTTTGAGTTTATTCAGGTTTTTGTTCAGGTTTTTTCCTATTTTTTTATGGTGACCTATTTTATATCCAATGATGAGTATAAGCTGAAAATAAAAGAAAATGAAATTAGTCAATAG
- the ligA gene encoding NAD-dependent DNA ligase LigA, which produces MDIQNTIQTLREELNRHNHNYYVLDTPTISDFEFDQKLKQLQDLENTHPEYFDENSPTQRVGGAITKNFETVKHEHRMYSLDNSYSKEDLLDWENRIQKVLGEVDLEYTCELKYDGASISITYENGKLVRAVTRGDGVQGDDVTNNIKTIKSVPLQLNGNFPAKFDIRGEIILPFAGFEKMNQELIEIGETPYSNPRNTASGSLKLQDSAEVAKRPLDCLLYFLIGNKLPFQSQFEGLETARNWGFKVPKESGLARNMEEVFQFIAYWDVHRHQLPYETDGVVIKVNRFQHQEELGFTAKSPRWAIAYKFKSEQVSTRLNSISYQVGRTGAITPVANLEPVQLAGTIVKRASLHNADQIEKLDIRIGDTVFVEKGGEIIPKIIAVDFSKRSENSEQTKYITHCPECQTQLIRGESEANHYCPNFYGCPPQIIGRIQHFISRKAMDIEGLGGETVALLFHNGLVQNYADLYLLTVEQILPLERMAQKSAENLVRGVENSKNIPFERVLYALGIRFVGETVAKKLAKHYKSIDSLREASLMDLVLVDEIGERIAQSVLDFFENQENSVIIERLKRYGIQCETVEIINPNATEKLSGKTFVVSGVFEEFSRDDLKKAIEDNGGKVGSSISAKTDYVVAGANMGPAKLEKAVKLNVPIISEIDFKKMLHEG; this is translated from the coding sequence ATGGACATTCAAAACACAATTCAGACTTTACGAGAGGAATTAAATCGGCACAATCACAATTATTATGTGCTGGACACACCTACAATTTCTGATTTTGAATTTGATCAAAAACTCAAGCAACTTCAAGACTTAGAAAATACCCATCCCGAATATTTTGATGAAAACTCTCCAACTCAACGGGTGGGAGGGGCGATCACTAAAAATTTTGAAACGGTTAAACACGAGCATAGAATGTATTCGTTGGATAATTCGTATTCAAAAGAGGATTTACTTGATTGGGAAAATAGGATTCAAAAAGTGCTCGGTGAAGTTGATTTAGAATATACTTGTGAATTGAAATACGATGGAGCATCAATTAGTATTACTTACGAAAATGGAAAACTAGTTCGGGCTGTCACCCGTGGTGATGGGGTTCAGGGTGATGATGTAACGAATAATATTAAAACGATTAAATCGGTTCCTCTACAGTTAAATGGGAATTTTCCAGCCAAATTTGATATTCGAGGGGAGATTATTTTGCCTTTTGCCGGTTTCGAGAAAATGAACCAAGAATTGATTGAAATTGGTGAAACACCTTATTCTAATCCCAGAAATACAGCTTCGGGAAGTTTGAAATTGCAGGATAGTGCGGAAGTGGCAAAACGACCACTTGATTGTTTGTTGTATTTTCTAATTGGCAACAAACTGCCTTTTCAGTCTCAATTTGAAGGTTTAGAAACGGCGAGAAATTGGGGGTTCAAAGTGCCCAAAGAATCTGGTTTGGCACGCAATATGGAAGAAGTGTTCCAGTTTATAGCCTATTGGGATGTTCACAGACATCAACTTCCTTATGAAACCGATGGTGTGGTGATCAAAGTGAATCGTTTTCAACACCAAGAAGAATTGGGATTTACGGCCAAATCGCCTCGCTGGGCAATTGCTTACAAATTCAAATCCGAACAAGTTTCAACGCGATTGAACTCGATTTCCTATCAAGTGGGAAGAACGGGAGCTATAACGCCTGTTGCCAATTTAGAACCTGTACAATTGGCTGGAACAATAGTAAAAAGGGCTTCTTTGCACAATGCAGACCAAATCGAAAAGTTGGATATTCGCATTGGCGATACCGTTTTTGTGGAAAAGGGAGGAGAGATCATTCCAAAAATCATAGCTGTTGATTTCAGTAAACGATCTGAAAATTCAGAGCAAACAAAATACATTACTCATTGTCCCGAATGCCAAACTCAATTGATTCGTGGCGAAAGTGAAGCCAATCATTATTGTCCCAATTTTTATGGTTGTCCACCCCAGATTATAGGTAGAATTCAGCATTTTATTTCTAGAAAAGCGATGGATATCGAAGGTCTTGGCGGCGAAACGGTGGCGTTATTATTCCACAACGGATTGGTTCAAAATTACGCCGATTTGTACCTATTGACGGTAGAGCAAATTTTGCCATTAGAAAGAATGGCACAAAAATCGGCTGAAAATTTAGTCCGTGGAGTCGAAAATTCAAAAAATATTCCTTTCGAACGTGTTTTGTATGCCCTTGGGATTCGTTTCGTGGGAGAAACTGTAGCCAAAAAATTGGCTAAACATTATAAAAGCATAGACTCGTTGCGTGAAGCCAGCTTGATGGATTTAGTTTTGGTTGATGAAATTGGAGAAAGAATTGCGCAAAGTGTTCTTGATTTCTTTGAAAATCAAGAAAATAGCGTTATAATAGAGCGATTAAAGCGCTACGGCATTCAATGTGAAACCGTTGAAATTATAAATCCCAATGCGACAGAGAAACTTTCAGGCAAAACCTTTGTAGTCTCTGGTGTCTTTGAAGAATTTTCGAGAGACGATTTGAAGAAAGCCATCGAAGATAATGGAGGAAAAGTAGGCAGTTCGATTTCAGCCAAGACCGATTATGTAGTGGCTGGGGCCAATATGGGGCCTGCAAAATTAGAAAAGGCAGTCAAATTAAATGTTCCAATTATTTCGGAAATCGATTTTAAAAAAATGCTTCATGAGGGCTAA
- a CDS encoding DUF6495 family protein has product MKYARLTKEQFEELHQEFINFLAAQSIDKAEWDQLKAEKPAVAEQELDVFSDLVWEGVLGRAEYLEHFSKNHIFLFQCFETHVQSIVMKSLVPEINFLTKEGLQWFSDNMFTDTIEIKTGKKVFTQERNSSIFDLIQQGAILSDGHLYQQIISIIES; this is encoded by the coding sequence ATGAAATACGCAAGACTTACCAAAGAACAATTCGAAGAATTACACCAAGAATTTATTAATTTTCTCGCAGCCCAAAGCATAGACAAAGCGGAATGGGATCAATTGAAAGCTGAAAAACCAGCAGTCGCCGAGCAAGAATTGGATGTTTTCTCGGATTTGGTTTGGGAAGGTGTGCTTGGAAGAGCTGAATATTTAGAGCATTTTTCTAAAAATCATATTTTCCTTTTTCAGTGTTTTGAAACCCATGTACAATCCATAGTGATGAAATCATTAGTGCCTGAAATCAATTTTTTAACTAAAGAAGGTTTGCAATGGTTTAGTGACAATATGTTTACCGATACCATCGAAATCAAAACAGGTAAAAAAGTTTTTACACAAGAACGCAACAGTTCGATTTTCGATTTGATTCAACAAGGAGCTATTTTGAGTGATGGGCATCTCTATCAACAAATTATTTCGATTATTGAATCCTAA
- the rplI gene encoding 50S ribosomal protein L9: MELILKKDVQNLGFKDDVVNVKNGYGRNFLIPQGFAQLATPSAKKVLAENLKQRAHKEEKMVNDAKALAETLKALEIKLYAKAGGEKLFGSITNIDIAEALEKAGHSIDRKFITSGIVKRTGKYAASIRLHRDVVVELAYEIIAEKA, from the coding sequence ATGGAATTGATTTTAAAAAAAGACGTTCAAAACTTAGGTTTTAAAGACGATGTGGTAAATGTAAAAAATGGTTACGGTCGTAACTTTTTAATTCCACAAGGTTTTGCACAATTGGCTACACCTTCTGCAAAGAAAGTTTTGGCTGAAAACTTAAAACAAAGAGCGCACAAAGAAGAGAAAATGGTGAATGATGCTAAAGCTTTGGCTGAAACATTGAAAGCCCTTGAAATTAAATTGTACGCAAAAGCGGGTGGTGAGAAACTTTTTGGTTCTATCACTAATATTGATATCGCTGAAGCTTTGGAAAAAGCAGGGCATTCAATCGACAGAAAATTTATTACAAGCGGTATCGTAAAACGTACTGGAAAATATGCTGCTAGCATCAGATTACACAGAGATGTAGTAGTAGAATTAGCCTACGAAATTATTGCTGAAAAAGCGTAA
- the rpsR gene encoding 30S ribosomal protein S18 — translation MATLQQSASGKKDGDIRYLTPLNIETNKTKKYCRFKKSGIKYIDYKDADFLLKFVNEQGKILPRRLTGTSLKYQRKVSVAVKRARHLALMPYVADLLK, via the coding sequence ATGGCAACATTACAACAATCTGCTTCAGGAAAAAAAGACGGAGATATCAGATATCTTACTCCTTTAAACATAGAAACAAACAAAACTAAAAAGTATTGTCGTTTCAAAAAATCAGGTATCAAATATATCGATTATAAAGATGCTGATTTCTTATTGAAATTCGTTAATGAGCAAGGAAAAATTCTTCCTCGTCGTTTGACAGGAACTTCATTGAAATACCAAAGAAAAGTGTCAGTAGCTGTAAAAAGAGCACGTCACTTAGCTTTAATGCCATACGTGGCCGATTTACTTAAATAA
- the rpsF gene encoding 30S ribosomal protein S6, with protein MNHYETVFILNPVLSEVQVKETVSKFEDFLTSRGAEMVSKEDWGLKKMAYEIQNKKSGFYHLFEFKVAGEVLIAFETEFRRDERVMRFLTVSLDKHAISWAERRRAKLKSTKA; from the coding sequence ATGAATCATTATGAAACTGTTTTCATTTTAAATCCCGTTTTATCTGAAGTTCAGGTAAAGGAAACAGTAAGCAAATTTGAAGATTTTCTTACAAGTAGAGGAGCTGAAATGGTATCGAAAGAGGATTGGGGTCTTAAAAAAATGGCCTACGAAATCCAAAACAAAAAAAGTGGCTTCTACCACTTATTTGAATTCAAAGTAGCAGGAGAAGTCCTAATTGCTTTTGAAACTGAATTTAGACGTGACGAAAGAGTGATGCGTTTTTTAACGGTAAGTCTTGACAAACACGCTATCTCTTGGGCTGAAAGAAGAAGAGCCAAACTTAAATCTACAAAAGCTTAA
- a CDS encoding LytR/AlgR family response regulator transcription factor: MKLNCVVVDDSSIQRMIITKLVNNHPNLHLIGDFSNAIEAKGCMTIHNVDLIFLDIEMPVISGFDFLDGLKTKPQIIFITSKAEYAMKAFDYDATDYLQKPIAVDRFNASVKRAMDLHLLKSETHEEDGEHIFIKSNLKKLKIFTARIKWIEAFGDYVKVVTEDDSNLVLSTMKSFEKDLSKDKFVRVHKSYIINIDKVERFNSRFAEIGVTKIPLSRHKKEDLVKALAIN, from the coding sequence ATGAAACTAAACTGTGTCGTAGTAGATGATAGTTCCATTCAAAGAATGATCATCACAAAGTTAGTAAATAATCATCCAAATCTACATTTAATTGGTGATTTTTCTAACGCAATTGAAGCAAAAGGTTGTATGACCATCCACAATGTGGATCTCATCTTTTTAGACATTGAAATGCCAGTTATTAGTGGTTTCGATTTTTTGGATGGTTTAAAAACAAAACCCCAAATTATTTTTATCACTTCAAAGGCTGAATATGCTATGAAGGCATTTGATTATGATGCAACCGATTATCTACAAAAACCTATAGCTGTAGATCGATTTAATGCATCCGTAAAAAGAGCCATGGATTTGCATTTACTTAAATCTGAAACTCACGAAGAAGATGGTGAGCACATTTTTATTAAAAGCAATCTCAAAAAATTAAAAATCTTTACTGCAAGAATTAAATGGATTGAAGCTTTTGGTGACTATGTAAAGGTAGTTACCGAAGACGATAGTAATTTGGTACTTTCGACCATGAAATCATTCGAAAAAGATTTATCGAAAGACAAATTCGTCAGAGTGCACAAATCGTACATTATCAACATTGATAAAGTAGAGCGCTTCAACAGTCGATTTGCCGAAATTGGAGTTACCAAAATTCCGTTAAGCAGACATAAAAAAGAAGATTTAGTGAAAGCTTTGGCGATCAACTAA